The DNA window CGGCGCCCCGGGCGGCGGCCAGCAGCAGGGCGAGCCCGGAACGGCAGCCCAGGCCCAGCACGCTGGTGGCCGGGCCCACCTCCAGCCGCTGGTAGACGGCCTCGTACAGGGGCACCAGCATGCGTTCCTGGATCTCGGCCCAGTCGCGCGCCCGCTGCTGCGCCCGCGTGAGCTCCGTGGCCGTGCTCCTCACCTGAGCAGAAGCCATCCTGCGGCCTCCCATCCGGTCCGTCGGCTGCCGTGCCGGTTCGCGGCACGATGGACGACCCCCCGCGTTGCTCCCCGAATCCCCCCGAATACAGACAACCCCCGTCGCGGCCCGGCGTCCAGAGGAGTGGCGGAGGCGCGCGCCCCCGGCGGTCGTGCGCCCCTCCGCCGTGCGCGGGCGGGACGGGAGGGGCATAGCGATTCACGGTCGGGTGCACCGGCCCCGTAACATTCGCCCCATGGCAAAGGCTCCCGTGCTCACTCCCCAGGCGGACGACTTCCCGCGCTGGTACCAGGACCTGATCAACAAGGCCGAGCTGGCCGACAACGGCCCGGTGCGCGGCACCATGGTCATCCGACCGTATGGCTACGGCCTGTGGGAGCGGATGCAGCAGGAGATGGACGCGCGGATCAAGCGCGCCGGAGCCCAGAACGCGTACTTCCCGATGTTCATCCCGCAGTCCTATCTGACCCGGGAGGCGGAGCACGTCGAGGGCTTCGCTCCGGAGCTGGCCGTGGTCACCCACGGCGGCGGCAAGGAGCTGGAGGAGCCGGTCGTGGTCCGGCCCACCTCCGAGACCATCATCAACGAGTACTTCTCCAAGTGGGTGCAGAGCTACCGCGACCTGCCCCTGCTGATCAACCAGTGGGCCAATGTGGTCCGCTGGGAGCTGCGGCCCCGCGTCTTCCTGCGCACCACCGAGTTCCTCTGGCAGGAGGGCCACACCGCCCACGCCACCTACGAGGACGCGCGCGCCTACGCCGACATGATCCACCGCGAGGTGTACGGCGACTTCATGGTGAACGTCCTCGCCATCGACGTGGTGCTGGGCCGCAAGACCGCCCGGGAGCGCTTCGCCGGCGCCATCAACACCCTCACCCTGGAGGGCATGATGGGCGACGGCAAGGCGCTGCAGATGGGCACCAGCCATGAGCTGGGCCAGAACTTCGCCAAGGCGTTCCACACCCAGTACCTCTCCGGCGAGGGCAAGCAGGAGCACGTCTGGCAGACCTCCTGGGGCAGCTCCACCCGTATGGTCGGCGGCCTGATCATGTCGCACGGCGACGACAACGGCCTGCGGGTGCCGCCCCGGCTGGCGTCGGTGCAGGTCGTGGTGCTCGCCATCAAGGGCGATGACGCGGTGGTCGCCAAGGTGCGGGAGATCGGCGCGGCGCTGGAGGCGGCCGGCGTCCGGGTGGTCGTGGACGACCGCACCGATGTGCCGTTCGGCCGCCGCGCGGTGGACTGGGAGCTCAAGGGCGTCCCGGTGCGCATCGAGGTGGGCCCCCGCGACCTGGAGGCCGGTACCGCGATGCTGGCCCGCCGCATCCCCGGCGGCAAGGAACCGGTCTCCATCGATGCGCTGACGCAGCTGGTACCGGCCGTGCTGGAGGAGGACCAGGCGCTGCTGCTGCGCCAGTCGCGCGAGCGCCGGGAGGCCCGGACCGTCGATGTGACCTCCATCGAGGAGGCGGTCGAGGCCGCCGCCACCGGCTGGGGCCGCATCCCCTGGGCCGACCTCGGCCCGGAGGGCGAGGCCAAGCTGGCGGAGCAGGGAGTCTCGGTGCGCTGCCTGGTCGCGGCCGACGGTTCGGTGCCGGAGGCCGACGATCAGTCGGGCAACATCGCGATCGTCGCCCGCGCGTACTGAGCGGGCGGATATCGTGTTCGGCCCGTGGTCATGTTGTGGTGGCCACGGGCCTTACCCTCACCCTCCGTACGGGGCTCAATGGGCCGCGTAGGACAGGAGTTTGACGTTGTATCAGGTGCTCGATAGACGCCTCTGCGCAGCTCGGGGCGTACTCCGCGATCAACGGGGATCGCGATCGTTCGGCTGTGGACGGAACATCGGACCGCTCTCTATCGTTGGCATAGCGTGAGCACGACACAGCCTCTCGTCCTCGCGGCCGAACTTGCCGCCGCCTGGAGCGACATCCAGCGCCATCACCCCGACCTGCCCGATCTCGCGGCCCCGGAGTCGCTGATCGGCGAATCCTCCTCCGCCTGCGGCACCGAGCTCAGCTTTGAGCGGCTGCTGCACGAGGCGGCGCACGGACTGGCCGCCGCCCGTGGTATCCGCGACACCTCGCGGGCCGGGCGGTACCACAACCGGCGCTTCCTCGGCATCGCCGACGAGCTGGGCCTGGCCCATCCGGTCGAGCCCCATCCCAGCAGCGGCTTCTCGCTGGTGACCATGGAGCCGGAGACCAGGGCCCGGTACGCGGACACCATCGAGCGCCTGGACAGGGCGCTCGGGGCACACTCCGAGGCCGTCAGCGGGGACGGCCGCGGCCGCGCCTTCCGTGGCCCGGCCACCCGCCATGGCTCGTCCGGCGGCGGCGTCCGCGTCAAGGCGGTCTGCGGCTGCGGGCGGAACGTCCGGGTGGTCCCCTCGGTGCTCGCTCAGGCATCCATCGTCTGCGGCGCCTGCCAGCAGCCGTTCCGGATCGCCGAGCCGGCTTCGGAGTCCTGAGCCCGGAGTCCTGGGCCCCGGCGTCCTGAGCCCGGCGTCCTGCCGGGTGTCCTGAGCCCGCAGGTCGGGCCCGGGACCGCCGCACGGCACCGCGAGGCGCGTCTCGCGGCGCCGCGATGGCGGCTGCCCGGATCCGGCGGCGCCGGGCGCGGTCGGGAGAGCGCCCGCGCTGTGGCACAATGGGCAGCTGAGTACTCGGCAGCCGAGCAGGACCCCTCTCTCCTCCGGCTGGCGTGTCAGTCGAGCAGCCGACGTCCGCAACCCCACGTGGAGCGCGCGGCCGCTCACCCACGTCAAGACCAGGAGACCCCACTCCAGTGGCAGTCAAGATCAAGCTGAAGCGTCTGGGCAAGATCCGCGCCCCGCACTACCGCATCGTCGTCGCCGACTCGCGCACCAAGCGCGACGGCCGCGCCATCGAGGAGATCGGCGTCTACCAGCCGACCTACAACCCCTCGAAGATCGAGGTCGACTCGGACCGCGCCCAGTACTGGCTGAGCGTCGGCGCCCAGCCGACCGAGCCGGTGCTCGCCATCCTCAAGCTCACCGGTGACTGGCAGAAGTTCAAGGGCGAGCCGGCTCCGGCTCCCCTGAAGGTTGCCGAGCCCAAGGTCGAGGACTACAGCCACCTCTTCGCCAAGGCCGTCCAGGGCTTCGAGGACAGCACCACCGGTGCCGCCATCACCCCCAAGGCCAAGAAGTCGGACAAGAAGGACGAGGCCGCTGAGGCCGAGACCGCGTCCAGCGAGGCCTGAGGATGCTCGAGGAAGCCCTCGAGCACCTGGTGAAGGGCATCGTCGAGAACCCCGATGAGGTCCAGGTGCGGTCACGCAACCTGCGCCGGGGGAACACCCTTGAGGTGCGGGTGCACCCCGAGGACCTCGGCAAGGTCATCGGCCGTGGTGGCCGCACCGCCCGTGCGCTGCGCACCGTGGTCGGCGCGCTGGGTGGACGGAACGTCCGCGTCGACCTGGTCGACGTCGACAACGTCCGCTGAGCCGCACGGCTCCTCTTCAGGGCCGATCCTCTTCAGGGCCGATCGGGACGCACCTCGTCCCGGTCGGCCCTGCCGCATTCACCAGTCCCAACCAGTCGTGAACCACAGGAGCGCGATCACCGTGCAGCTCGTCGTCGGCAGGATCGGCCGTGCCCACGGCATCAGAGGGGATGTGACCGTCGAGGTCCGCACCGACGAGCCGGAGCTCCGGCTCGCACCCGGCGCGGTGCTGCTCACCGACCCGCCCTCCGCCGGACCGCTCACCGTGGAGTCCGGCCGGGTGCACAGCGGCCGGCTGCTGCTGCGCTTCGCGGGGGTGGGTGACCGCAACGCCGCCGAGGCGCTGCGCAACACCGTCCTGATCGCCGAGGTCGACCCCGCCGAACTCCCCGACGACCCCGACGAGTACTACGACCACCAGCTGGTCGGCCTCGATGTGGTGCTGCGCGACGGCACCCGGGTCGGCGAGGTCTCCGAGGTGGTCCATCTGCCGTACCAGGACCTGCTCTCGGTGACCACCGGGGACGGCCGCGAGGTACTGGTGCCGTTTGTGGAGCGAATCGTCCCCGAGATCGACCTGGAGGAGCAGCGGGCCGTCATCGACCCGCCGCCGGGGCTGATCGACCCCGACCGGGCCGAGACCGCCGGCTCCGACGCAGGTCAGGAGTAACCCGCGCCCATGCGCATCGATGTCGTCACCATCTTCCCCGAGTACCTCGAACCGCTGAATGTGTCGCTGGTCGGCAAGGCCCGGGCCCGTGGCCGACTCGACATCCACCTCCACCACCTGCGGGACTGGACCACCGATGTGCACCGCACGGTGGACGACACCCCGTACGGCGGCGGCCCCGGCATGGTGATGAAGCCGGAGCCCTGGGGCGCCGCCCTGGACGCCGTGCTGGAGCGCGGCGCCGAGGAGCTGGCCGGCCGGGGCCTCGGCGAGGGCGCCGTACCCACCCTGGTGGTGCCCACCCCCAGCGGCCGCCCCTTCACCCAGGAGCTGGCCCAGCGGCTGGCCGCCGAGCCGTGGCTGGCGTTCGCCCCCGCCCGCTACGAGGGCATCGACCGCCGGGTCATCGAGGAGGCCGCCGACCGGATGCCCGTGGTGGAGGCGTCCATCGGCGACTATGTGCTGGCCGGTGGCGAGGTCGCGGTGCTGGTCATGGTGGAGGCGGTGGCCCGGCTGCTGCCGGGGGTGCTCGGCAACGCCGAGTCGCACCGCGACGACTCCTTCGCCGCCGGGGCCATGGCGGATCTGCTGGAGGGCCCGGTCTACACCAAGCCCGCCGAGTGGCGCGGCCGTGCCGTCCCCGAGGTGCTGCTCAGCGGCAACCACGGCCTGATCGCCCGCTGGCGCCGGGAGCAGGCGTTCCGCCGGACCCTGGCGATGCGCCCGGACCTGGTGGGCCGCTGGGAGAAGGCCGCGTTCGACAAGCACGACCGCAAGGCGCTGGACGCCCTCGGCGTGACCTGGGACGAAGCCTGCGGCCGATTTCGGCCGGAACCGGGTGGTGTGGAAGAATAGGCCGCTGCTGCATGCCGTTGCCCCTGCCACGGGGGGAACACCGTCCGCCGGCCTCGCCGGTGCGCAGCAACCCCCATCCTTACGAATTCCGTGGGTGACCCGTGGCGCCCATGATGGAGAGTTCCGATGAGCAATCTGCTCGACGTCATCGACTCCGCGTCGCTCCGCGACGACGTCCCCGCCTTCCGTGCCGGTGACACCCTCAAGGTGCACGTCCGGGTCATCGAGGGCAACCGCTCCCGTGTCCAGGTCTTCCAGGGCGTCGTCATCCGCCGCCAGGGCGCGGGCGTCCGCGAGACCTTCACCGTCCGCAAGGTCAGCTTCGGCGTCGGCGTCGAGCGCACCTTCCCGGTGCACACCCCGATCGTGGAGAAGATCGAGGTCGTGACCCGGGGTGCCGTCCGCCGCGCCAAGCTGTACTACCTGCGCGACCTGCGCGGCAAGGCCGCGAAGATCAAGGAGAAGCGCGACCGCTGAGGTCGGCTGCTCGGTCCCGGCTCCGGTCGGGGAGGGGAACCCTCGTACGAGGCCGGATAGGCTTCGCCCGATGAGCACCCACGAACCACTCGCGGACCGCGACAGCGCCCCCGCCCCCGAAGACGGGGCAGGGGCGTCGTCGCGGTCCGCGGCCGTTCCGGCGCTCCCCGACGCCGGGCGTCCCCGCCGGTGGGTCGGCGGGCTGCTGGTGGCCGTGGTCTGCGTGCTGGTGCTGGCCCTGGTGAACGCCTTTGTCGCCCAGCCCTTCGCCATCCCCTCCGGGTCGATGGAGAACACCCTGCGGGTGGGCGACCGGGTGGTGGTCAACAAGCTCGCGTACCGCTTCGGCGGCACCGTGCACCGGGGTGACGTGGTGGTCTTCGACGGCCGGGACTCCTTCCTCCAGGACGACGGAGCCGGGTCTGGCGGACTGGGCGGCGCCCTGCGGCAGCTCGGCTCCTACCTCGGCCTGGCGTCCCCCTCCGAGACCGACTTCGTCAAGCGCGTCGTCGGCGTGGGCGGGGACCGGGTGGTCTGCTGCGACCGGCAGGACAGGATCACCGTCAACGGCGTGCCGGTGGACGAGTCCGGGTACCTCTTCCCTGGTGACACCGCCTCCTCGGTGCCGTTCGACATCGAGGTGCCGGACGGCAGGCTGTGGGTGATGGGCGACCACCGCAGCGACTCCCGGGACTCCCGCGACCACCTCGGGGAGCCCGGTGGCGGCACCGTGCCCGAGGACCGGGTGATCGGTCGGGCCGACTGGGTCGTATATCCCGTCGGGCGCTGGCACCACCTCCGGCGCCCCGGTGGGTACGACGCGGTGGACGCGGCAGGGAGGGGCGGTCGGCATGGGGACCAGGGGTAGGCTGCGGGTCGCCGAACCGCCGGAGGGGAGCAGCGCCGCCCCCGAGTCGGCGACCGACGGCGGCGGGGCGCCCGGACGCGGCGAGAAGCGCCGCCGCACCTCGGGGATGGGACGCGCCGAGCGCCGCCGCATCGCCCGCCGCGCCGCCCGCCGCCGCAAGCGCTCCTTTCTGCGTGAGGTGCCGCTGATCGCCGTGGTGGCGCTGGTGATCGCGCTGCTGCTGAAGACCTTCCTGGTCCAGGTGTTCGTGATCCCCTCGGGGTCCATGGAGGACACCATCCGGATCGGCGACCGGGTGGTGGTGGACAAGCTCACCCCCTGGTTCGGCAAGGACTACAAGCGCGGCGATGTGGTGGTCTTCAAGGACCCGGGCGGCTGGTTGGAGCAGGACCACAAGACGTCCGAGGACGGTCCGGTGATGCGCGGGGTGAAGCACGCCTTCGCCACCATCGGCCTGCTGCCCTCCGACAACGAGGGCGACCTGATCAAGCGGGTGATCGGGGTCGGCGGCGACACCGTGGTCTGCTGCGACGCCGGTGGGCGGCTCACGGTCAACGGCACCCCGGTCGACGAGCCGTATGTCGCCCCCGGCAACCCGGCGTCACGGATCACCTTCACCGTGACGGTGCCGCGCGGCAGGCTCTGGGTGATGGGCGACCACCGCGACTTCTCCGCCGACTCGCGCTTCCATATGACCGACTTCGGCAATGGCACCATCCCACTCTCCAATGTCATCGGCCGCGCCTTTGTGATCGCCTGGCCGGTCTCCCGGTTCCACCGGCTGCCGGAGCCCGACACGCTGGCGTCGCTGCCTCCGCCGCCCGGGAGTGTGATCGACGCGGCCCGCGCGCCCTCCGGTCGGGGTCCCGCCTCCAGTCAAAATCTTGGCCAACCCTCCACCGCCGTGCCCGCCGGGCCGGATCCCGGGGAACCGTCGCTCGTTATGGGTGTGGTGGCTGCGCTGCCCTTCGCTGCCCGCCGATGGCGGAGGGGCGTCGCCCGTCGCGGCTGAATGACGGGGGACGCCGTGTGTGCTGGCGCTGGGCGGCCCCACCGGGTGATAGAGAGGTGCAGGTGTGCGGCGCGATGCGTCGGGCACCTGGAGGACGTCGGGCCGCGGTCAGCCATGCGGGTCCGGGAACCGCGGTGCCGCCGGATGGCACCGCATCGGCGTGGGCGCGGTCGCGTCCGCAGTGCAGGGAGGAGATGTCGTGGGGGATCTCGTGATCGGCGCCCGTTCGGGTGCCGGTGAGCCCGAGGACCCCGGCAGCCGTACCGCGGATTCCGTGGGCGACCCGGGAGCCGGCGGACAGCAAGCGGACCGGAGCGGTGGCAGGACGGCGGCCGGAGTGGCCGCCGAGTCCGGTACCGGCGACGACGAGGCGGCGGACACCCCGGGGGAGGCCCGGCCGGCGAAGTCCGACACGGCCTCCCGGGAGCACAAGCAGCGCTCGTTCTGGAAGGAACTGCCGATCCTGATCGGCATCGCGCTGGTCCTGGCGCTTGTCATCAAGACCTTCTTCGTGCAGGCGTTCTCCATCCCTTCGGAGTCCATGCAGGACACCCTTCAGAAGGGTGACCGGGTGCTGGTGGACAAGCTCACCCCGAGGTTCGGCGCCAAGCCGGAGCGCGGCGACGTGGTCGTCTTCCACGACCCGGGCGGCTGGCTCAACAAGGAGCCGGAGCAGTCCGGCAACGGGGTGCTGCGCGGTGTGCAGAACGTCCTCAGCTTTGTCGGGCTGATGCCCTCCGCCGATGAGAAGGACCTGATCAAGCGGGTCATCGCGGTCGGCGGCGACACCGTGGAGTGCCAGGGGAGCGGCCCGGTCAAGGTCAATGGCGTGGCGCTGGACGAGCCCTATGTCTACCCGGGCACCACGCCCTGCGGTGACAAGCCCTTCGGGCCGGTCAAGGTGCCCGACGGCGGCATCTGGGTGATGGGCGACCACCGCAATGACTCGCTGGACTCCCGCTTCCACATGGACCAGCCCGGCGGCGGCAGCGTCCCGGTCGGCAATGTCGTCGGCCGCGCCTTTGTGATCGCCTGGCCGGCCTCCCGCTGGAACACCCTGCCGGTGCCCGACACCTTCAGCCAGCCCGGCCTCTCGGCCGCCGGAGCGTTCGCCCCGCCGGCGCTCGGCCTGGTCGGAGCCGTGCCGGTGACCCTGCTGATCCGCCGCCGCAGGCGCCGGGCGGAGGCAGCCGGCTGACGGAGCGCGCCCGGGCGGCGGCGTCCGAGGCATTGCGCGGGCCGTGGTACCGACGAGTAGTCTGCTCGGGCGTACCACGGCCCGCCTGCTTTCCGCCCGCCGGCCCCGGTACGGCTGTCGCGACCGGCGGCCCCTCGCGGGCGGTCGGCAGGAGCAGGCCGGCCCCTGGGCCCGGCCGAGGGGGGACGGCGCCGATGAGCGGGACCGCCGGTGGGACCACGGACCAGGCCCCGGACCGGACCGGTCCGGGGGCGGGAGCAGCCGCCGCCCCCGATACACCCGGCGGCCGGCTGGGCCGGGTACTCCAGGGCGTCGCCCTCGCCCTCGGTCTGCTGCTGATGGTCGGCGGCTTCGCGCTGATCGCGGCCGACTACCGGCCCTACAACGTCCCCACCGACTCCATGGAGCCCACCGTGCGCCCCGGGGACACCGTGCTGGCGCGCAACAGCGACGGCAGCGACATCGGGCGCGGTGACGTGGTGGTCTTCCGGGACTCCGAGTGGGGCGGCGCCCTGATGATCAAGCGGGTCGTCGCGGTCGGCGGGGACACCCTGGTCTGCTGCGACGCCCGGCAGCGGCTCACCGTCAACGGCACGCCGGTCGACGAGCCGTACCTCGCCAGGGGCTACAACGGCGGCGCGTTCACGGCGCGGGTGCCGCAGGGGCGGATCTTCCTGCTGGGCGACAACCGGCTGGGCTCGCTGGACTCCCGGGTCCACCTGGACCGGGCCTCCGGCACGGTCCCCGCAGCCGATGTGCTCGGCCGGGTGGAGGGCACCGCCTGGCCGTTCGCCCGGATGGGCGGCATCGACCGGACCGCCGCCTTCGACCCGGTCGGCGGCTCCCGGGCCTCCCGGCCCGGACCGCTGGTGGCGGCTGCCTGGGCCTCGGTCTCCGGGGCGGTGCTCGTCCTGGTGACCGCCGCCCTCGGCCCGGCGGCGGCGTTCCTCCGCCGACTGCGCCGCAGTGGACCCTAGGGGGCCTGCCGAGGCTCTCCGCCACCCGCCGGTGGTCCACAATGGGAGGACACGACAGCTAAGGGGACGTGGGGATGAGTGCCGAGGACCTCGAAAAGTACGAGACCGAGATGGAGCTCAAGCTCTACCGGGAGTACCGCGACGTCGTCGGCCTGTTCAAATTCGTGATCGAGACCGAGCGCCGCTTCTACCTCACCAATGACTACGAACTCCAGGTCCACTCGGTGCAGGGCGAGGTCTTCTTCGAGGTGTCCATGGCCGACGCCTGGGTCTGGGACATGTACCGGCCCGCCCGCTTCGTACGCAAGGTACGGGTGCTGACCTTCAAGGACGTCAACGTCGAGGAGCTTGCCAAGACCGATCTGGAGCTCCCCTCCGACGACGCCGGATTCGGCCGCTGACCGTACCCGCTGTCAAGCCCCCGCCCGCTTATTGACCCCTGCGGGGGAACGCGCTTTTCCACAGCCCCGGGTTGTCCACAGGAATCCGGCCGCCCCTCGCGCTCCCGGCCCGCCACCGGCACGCTCCGTGCCGGAGGTGACCGCCATGACCAATCCCCGCACCGCCCTCGGCCGCTACGGCGAGGAGGTGGCCGCCCGCCGCCTGGTGGAGGCCGGCCTGACCGTCCTGGAGCGCAACTGGCGCTGCCGGGAGGGCGAGCTGGACATCGTCGCCCTGGAGGGCGACACCCTCGCCGTCTGCGAGGTGAAGACCCGCCGCGAGACCGGCTTCCAACAGCCCGCCGAGGCCGTCACCGAGGCCAAGGCCGAACGGCTGCGCAGACTCGCCGCACGCTGGCTCGACGAACGCTGGCCGGTCCACCGGGCCCGGCTCGGCGGCGCCGCCGCCGGCCCGCCGCGCCCCGCCCCACCGCCACCCGGCGGCGTACGCATCGACCTGATCGCGGTCACCGGCCGCCTCCGGGGCGCCGCCCTGGTCGAGCACCTGCGCGGGGTGGTATGACCGTGGCCTTCGCCCACACCTGCTCCGTCGCCCTGCTCGGCGTCGACGGGGTGGTCGTCGAAGTACAGGCCGACCTCGAACCCGGCGTCGCCGCCTTCACCCTGGTCGGCCTGCCCGACAAGGCCCTCAGCGAGGCCCGCGACCGGGTCCGCGCCGCCGTCGTCAACAGCGGCGAGAGCTGGCCGCAGCGCAAGCTCACCGTCGGGCTGAGCCCCGCGTCGGTACCCAAGAGCGGCAGCGGCTTCGACCTGGCGGTCGCCTGCGCGGTCCTCGCCGCAGCCGAACGCCTGGACCCCGCTGCCATCGCCGACCTGCTGATCGTGGGCGAACTCGGCCTCGACGGCCGGGTCCGGCCGGTCCGCGGAGTACTGCCGGCCGTTCTCGCCGCCGCCGACGCCGGCTACCGGCAGGTCGTCGTCCCCGAGCAGACCGCCTCCGAGGCCGCCCTGGTCCCCGGCATCTCGGTGCTCGGCGTACGCAGCCTCCGCCGACTGATCGCCGTCCTCACCGGCGACCCCCCGCCCGACGAACCCGACGACCGCACCGCCCCCGGCCGCCCCGACCCGATGATGGCCGGGCTCACCCTCCCCGGCGTCGGCGCCCGGGGCCTCACCGGGGAACGGACCCACCACCTGGACATGGCCGATGTCGCCGGCCAGTACGAGGCCCGCCGCGCCCTGGAGATCGCGGCGGCGGGCGGCCACCACCTCTACCTCAAAGGACCGCCCGGCGCCGGCAAGACCATGCTGGCCGAGCGGCTGCCCGGACTGCTGCCACCGCTGCGCCCGAAGGAGGCCCTGGAGGTCACCGCCGTGCACTCGGTCGCCGGACTGCTGCCGCCCGGACGCCCGCTGATCGACACCGCCCCCTACTGCGCCCCGCACCACTCCACCACCATGCCCGCGATCATCGGCGGCGGCAGCGGACTGCCCCGGCCCGGCGCGGTCTCGCTGGCCCACCGGGGCGTCCTCTTCCTGGACGAGGCCCCCGAGTTCCCCGTCCGGGTCCTGGACGCGCTGCGGCAGCCGCTGGAGTCCGGCGAAGTGATCGTGGCCCGGTCGGCGGGGTCGCTGCGGCTGCCCGCCCGCTTCCTGCTGCTGCTCGCCGCCAACCCCTGCCCCTGCGGGCGCTACTCCCGGCGCGGCGAGGGGTGCGCGTGCACCCCGGCCATGGTGAGCCGCTATCAGGGGCGGCTCTCCGGCCCGCTGCTGGACCGGGTGGACCTCCAGGTCGAAGTGGAACCGGTGACCCGGGTGCAACTGCTGGACCGCGACACCACCGCCGAGACCACGGCCACCGTCGCCGCCCGGGTCCTGGCCGCCCGTGGGCGGGCCGCCGCCCGGCTCGCCGACACCCCCTGGCACGGCAACGCCGAGGTGCCCGGCCACGAACTGCGCACCCGCTGGCGGCTGGCGCCCGGGGCCCTGGACGACGCCGAACGCGAGATGCAGCGCGGCCTGCTCACCGCGCGCGGCCTGGACCGGGTGCTCCGGGTCGCCTGGACCGTCGCCGACCTGGCCGGCCGCGACCGCCCCAACCGCACCGACATCCGCACCGCCCTGGTCCTCCGCACCGGCGTCCACCGCGGCCTCCCCCTCCCCACCCCCTGACCCGCCCCTCGCCGCCACCCCCGCCCCCGTCCCGTTCACCCGACCCCGCCCCGCTCACCCGATCACCCGACCCCTGCCTCCGCCCCGCTCACCCGCCGGACCTGCCCGCTCACCTGACCTCCCGCCGAGCCCCCTCCCCCGATCACCCGCCCCCGCCCTGCTCACCCGACCCTCGCCGCCGAGCCCGCCCCGCTCAGCCGCCGGACCTGCCCGCTCCCCCGACCTCCCGCCACCGAGCCCGCCCTGCTCACCCGATCTCCCGCCGTCGAGCCCCCGCCCCCGCCCCGCTCAGCCGCCGGACCTGCCCGCTTGGCGTGGGCCCGGGTCTCCGGCCGTGGCCGGGCCGGGCGTCACCCCGCCCGGGCACCCCGATTCCCCCCCACACGTAGAAAGGCCGTCTCCGGTGACTCCGATCCAGATCCCTCTCGACCTCGAAGGAACCGACCCCGAGGAGGCCGCGCCGCCTACCGGCCCCGACGACCGGGAGCGGCTGGCCAGGGTCGCGCTGACCCGGCTTGCCGAGCCCGGCGACCTCACCGTCGGGCAGTGGATCGCGGAACTCGGCGCAGCCCGCCTGCTGCGCACCATCGAGACGGGTGGCAAGCCCCCCGGAGCCACCGCCGCCCGGCTGGCCCGCTACCGGGTCCGCGCTCCCGGGCTTGACCCGGCCGCCGACCTGGAGCGGGTCCGGGCCCTGGGCGGCCGGTTCGTCATCCCGGGCGATCCGGAATGGCCGACCCAACTGGACGACCTCGGACCGGCCCGGCCCATCGGCCTCTGGACGACCGGCGCCGCCTCGCTGCGGCTGCTGGCCCTGCGCTCCGTGGCCGTCGTGGGTGCCCGCGCCTGTACGGCCTATGGCGCACATGTCGCCGGGGAACTCGCAGCCGGACTGGCCGAACGCGGCTGGGTGGTGGTCTCCGGCGCCGCGTACGGGATCGACGCCGCCGCCCACCGGGGCGCCCTGGCGGTCGGCGGCCCCACCGTCTCCATCCTCGCCTGCGGGATCGACATCGCCTACCCGCGCGGCCACACCGAACTGATCCGCCGCATCTCCCAGCAGGGCCTGCTGGTCAGTGAACTGGCGCCGGGTGAGCACCCCAACCGCTTCCGCTTTGTGCTGCGCAACCGCGTGATCGCCGCCCTCACCCGGGGGACCGTGGTCGTCGAAGCGGCCCTGCGCAGCGGCGCGCTGAGCACCGCCCGCCGGGCCAGGGACCTCAACCGGCTCACCTGCGGCGTCCCCGGCCCGGTGACCTCGGAACTCTCCGGCGGCGTCCACGCCCTGCTGCGCAGCGGCGCGGCGACGCTGGTCACCGACGCGGCCGAGGTGGTGGAGCTGGTCGGCGGGATCGGCGGCGACCTTGCT is part of the Peterkaempfera bronchialis genome and encodes:
- a CDS encoding DUF2469 domain-containing protein, whose translation is MSAEDLEKYETEMELKLYREYRDVVGLFKFVIETERRFYLTNDYELQVHSVQGEVFFEVSMADAWVWDMYRPARFVRKVRVLTFKDVNVEELAKTDLELPSDDAGFGR
- the lepB gene encoding signal peptidase I — encoded protein: MGTRGRLRVAEPPEGSSAAPESATDGGGAPGRGEKRRRTSGMGRAERRRIARRAARRRKRSFLREVPLIAVVALVIALLLKTFLVQVFVIPSGSMEDTIRIGDRVVVDKLTPWFGKDYKRGDVVVFKDPGGWLEQDHKTSEDGPVMRGVKHAFATIGLLPSDNEGDLIKRVIGVGGDTVVCCDAGGRLTVNGTPVDEPYVAPGNPASRITFTVTVPRGRLWVMGDHRDFSADSRFHMTDFGNGTIPLSNVIGRAFVIAWPVSRFHRLPEPDTLASLPPPPGSVIDAARAPSGRGPASSQNLGQPSTAVPAGPDPGEPSLVMGVVAALPFAARRWRRGVARRG
- a CDS encoding YifB family Mg chelatase-like AAA ATPase; translated protein: MAFAHTCSVALLGVDGVVVEVQADLEPGVAAFTLVGLPDKALSEARDRVRAAVVNSGESWPQRKLTVGLSPASVPKSGSGFDLAVACAVLAAAERLDPAAIADLLIVGELGLDGRVRPVRGVLPAVLAAADAGYRQVVVPEQTASEAALVPGISVLGVRSLRRLIAVLTGDPPPDEPDDRTAPGRPDPMMAGLTLPGVGARGLTGERTHHLDMADVAGQYEARRALEIAAAGGHHLYLKGPPGAGKTMLAERLPGLLPPLRPKEALEVTAVHSVAGLLPPGRPLIDTAPYCAPHHSTTMPAIIGGGSGLPRPGAVSLAHRGVLFLDEAPEFPVRVLDALRQPLESGEVIVARSAGSLRLPARFLLLLAANPCPCGRYSRRGEGCACTPAMVSRYQGRLSGPLLDRVDLQVEVEPVTRVQLLDRDTTAETTATVAARVLAARGRAAARLADTPWHGNAEVPGHELRTRWRLAPGALDDAEREMQRGLLTARGLDRVLRVAWTVADLAGRDRPNRTDIRTALVLRTGVHRGLPLPTP
- a CDS encoding YraN family protein, whose product is MTNPRTALGRYGEEVAARRLVEAGLTVLERNWRCREGELDIVALEGDTLAVCEVKTRRETGFQQPAEAVTEAKAERLRRLAARWLDERWPVHRARLGGAAAGPPRPAPPPPGGVRIDLIAVTGRLRGAALVEHLRGVV
- the lepB gene encoding signal peptidase I, whose translation is MSGTAGGTTDQAPDRTGPGAGAAAAPDTPGGRLGRVLQGVALALGLLLMVGGFALIAADYRPYNVPTDSMEPTVRPGDTVLARNSDGSDIGRGDVVVFRDSEWGGALMIKRVVAVGGDTLVCCDARQRLTVNGTPVDEPYLARGYNGGAFTARVPQGRIFLLGDNRLGSLDSRVHLDRASGTVPAADVLGRVEGTAWPFARMGGIDRTAAFDPVGGSRASRPGPLVAAAWASVSGAVLVLVTAALGPAAAFLRRLRRSGP
- the lepB gene encoding signal peptidase I, whose product is MGDLVIGARSGAGEPEDPGSRTADSVGDPGAGGQQADRSGGRTAAGVAAESGTGDDEAADTPGEARPAKSDTASREHKQRSFWKELPILIGIALVLALVIKTFFVQAFSIPSESMQDTLQKGDRVLVDKLTPRFGAKPERGDVVVFHDPGGWLNKEPEQSGNGVLRGVQNVLSFVGLMPSADEKDLIKRVIAVGGDTVECQGSGPVKVNGVALDEPYVYPGTTPCGDKPFGPVKVPDGGIWVMGDHRNDSLDSRFHMDQPGGGSVPVGNVVGRAFVIAWPASRWNTLPVPDTFSQPGLSAAGAFAPPALGLVGAVPVTLLIRRRRRRAEAAG
- the lepB gene encoding signal peptidase I codes for the protein MSTHEPLADRDSAPAPEDGAGASSRSAAVPALPDAGRPRRWVGGLLVAVVCVLVLALVNAFVAQPFAIPSGSMENTLRVGDRVVVNKLAYRFGGTVHRGDVVVFDGRDSFLQDDGAGSGGLGGALRQLGSYLGLASPSETDFVKRVVGVGGDRVVCCDRQDRITVNGVPVDESGYLFPGDTASSVPFDIEVPDGRLWVMGDHRSDSRDSRDHLGEPGGGTVPEDRVIGRADWVVYPVGRWHHLRRPGGYDAVDAAGRGGRHGDQG